In Paucidesulfovibrio longus DSM 6739, a genomic segment contains:
- a CDS encoding nitroreductase family protein encodes MELLRIDTERCVRCGLCAQVCPLVIITQDEEGLPAERENTASRCINCGHCVSVCPTGALGTVHSSPEDCTPLSPKDLLDTDAAFRLFGMRRSVRRYLPEPIPPAELDRILETAHMAPSASNLRPVRWTVVEGAERLHRIAAACVETMRGSGNDFYAGFVRAFDKGHDVILRGCTTLVTAHSGPEFPWGQVDCVIAATHLELAASVCGYGACWAGFVMRAAQNSDEVREALGLPEGHAAHACMMLGRPALRYARIPSRGPVPVRRFAD; translated from the coding sequence GTGGAGCTGCTGCGAATCGACACCGAGCGCTGCGTGCGTTGCGGCCTCTGCGCCCAGGTCTGCCCGCTGGTGATCATCACCCAGGACGAGGAGGGGCTGCCCGCCGAGCGCGAGAACACGGCCTCCCGCTGCATCAACTGCGGGCACTGCGTTTCCGTCTGTCCCACGGGCGCGCTGGGCACCGTGCATTCTTCCCCGGAGGACTGCACGCCCCTGAGTCCGAAGGATCTGCTCGACACGGACGCCGCCTTCCGTCTTTTCGGCATGCGTCGCTCCGTGCGCCGCTACCTGCCGGAACCCATCCCCCCGGCGGAGCTGGACCGCATTCTGGAAACGGCGCACATGGCTCCGAGCGCCAGCAACCTCCGGCCCGTGCGCTGGACCGTCGTGGAAGGAGCCGAACGGCTGCACCGCATCGCCGCCGCCTGCGTGGAAACCATGCGCGGCAGCGGCAACGACTTCTATGCCGGCTTCGTGCGGGCCTTCGACAAGGGGCACGACGTGATCCTGCGCGGCTGTACCACGCTGGTCACGGCCCATTCCGGTCCGGAATTTCCCTGGGGGCAGGTGGACTGCGTCATTGCCGCCACGCACCTGGAGCTGGCCGCCTCCGTGTGCGGGTACGGCGCGTGCTGGGCCGGATTCGTCATGCGCGCGGCGCAGAATTCCGACGAGGTGCGCGAGGCCCTGGGCCTGCCGGAAGGCCACGCCGCGCACGCCTGCATGATGCTCGGCCGCCCGGCCCTGCGCTACGCACGCATCCCCTCGCGCGGGCCTGTGCCGGTGCGCCGCTTCGCGGACTGA
- a CDS encoding flavodoxin family protein: MYAVAINGSPRKGGNTEILLHATLEPLKAAGWETEYVRIGGKAVRGCLACYKCFENKDMRCIQTEDAVNDCLEKIWRADAVILGSPTYFADMSSEMKALVDRCGLVSIANGHLLKGKIGSAVVAVRRGGATHVFDSINHMFQMSRMVVPGSSYWNMGYGRDKGEVQGDDEGLNNMRQLGEAINWLGKAIAPVRDQYPE; encoded by the coding sequence ATGTACGCAGTGGCGATCAACGGCAGCCCGCGCAAGGGCGGCAATACCGAGATTCTGCTCCACGCAACGCTCGAGCCGCTCAAGGCCGCGGGCTGGGAAACCGAATACGTGCGCATCGGCGGCAAGGCCGTGCGCGGGTGTCTGGCCTGCTACAAATGTTTCGAGAACAAGGACATGCGCTGCATCCAGACCGAGGACGCCGTCAACGACTGCCTGGAGAAAATCTGGCGCGCGGACGCGGTGATTCTCGGCTCGCCCACCTACTTCGCGGACATGAGCTCCGAGATGAAGGCCCTGGTGGACCGCTGCGGCCTGGTCTCCATAGCCAACGGCCATCTGCTCAAGGGCAAGATCGGCAGCGCCGTGGTCGCGGTGCGCCGGGGCGGCGCGACCCACGTCTTCGACTCCATCAACCACATGTTCCAGATGTCCCGCATGGTCGTGCCGGGTTCCTCCTATTGGAACATGGGCTACGGCCGCGACAAGGGCGAGGTCCAGGGAGACGACGAGGGCCTGAACAACATGCGCCAGCTGGGCGAGGCCATCAACTGGCTGGGGAAGGCCATCGCGCCCGTGCGCGACCAGTATCCGGAGTAG
- a CDS encoding substrate-binding periplasmic protein, with translation MYTAWMGILSKGRLRAVLVLLSVLLPLACLPQAASGGDPCLRLGMDDWPPYEFTSKENPLGISTDIVLRVLDDIGQCVESITEYPWNRGLSLLHDGDLDVLFSADYRPERLDWARYPDEPLVESAWVVYVRTDRADLRKAESLDDLKDVEMGTVRGYSYPRKMREFLARSPQNDPVATDELNFRRIALGRIDALVCDRYNGAYLVDKLGLADKLRLLPEPIAPSTLYPIFSRKSVSPELVKRFDEALLKLKSGPDYERILQRWLPQAP, from the coding sequence ATGTACACTGCTTGGATGGGAATCCTGTCCAAAGGCCGTTTGCGGGCCGTCCTCGTCCTGCTGTCCGTTCTTCTCCCCCTGGCCTGCCTCCCGCAGGCCGCGTCCGGAGGGGATCCTTGTCTGCGGCTCGGCATGGACGACTGGCCGCCCTACGAATTCACCAGCAAGGAAAACCCTCTGGGTATTTCCACGGACATCGTGCTCCGCGTGCTCGACGACATCGGCCAGTGCGTGGAATCCATCACGGAATATCCCTGGAACAGGGGGCTGAGCCTGCTGCACGACGGCGATCTGGACGTGCTCTTTTCCGCGGACTACCGCCCCGAACGCCTGGACTGGGCGCGATATCCGGACGAACCCCTCGTGGAATCCGCCTGGGTCGTCTATGTCCGCACGGACAGGGCGGACCTGCGCAAGGCCGAGTCCCTGGACGACCTGAAGGATGTTGAGATGGGCACGGTCAGGGGCTATTCCTACCCTCGGAAAATGCGGGAATTCCTGGCCCGCTCCCCCCAGAACGACCCCGTGGCCACGGACGAGCTCAATTTTCGCAGGATCGCCCTGGGCCGCATCGACGCGCTGGTTTGCGACCGCTACAACGGGGCCTATCTCGTGGACAAGCTCGGACTCGCCGACAAGCTCCGGCTTCTGCCCGAACCCATCGCCCCCAGCACGCTCTACCCCATCTTCAGCCGGAAAAGCGTTTCCCCGGAGCTGGTCAAGCGCTTCGATGAGGCATTGCTGAAGCTCAAGTCCGGACCGGACTACGAGCGCATTCTCCAGCGCTGGCTGCCCCAGGCCCCCTAA
- a CDS encoding bestrophin family protein — protein sequence MSLRNWFRHFFVATGALFYIGSMLMLLYQYIGLTQGWPGLFLRVVYDEAGDWWLDIDWSSPVLIGFFCAILLGAALHGWIRRDDRVAYREPTVRSQPGF from the coding sequence ATGAGCCTTCGCAACTGGTTCCGGCATTTCTTCGTGGCAACGGGAGCCTTGTTCTACATCGGCTCCATGCTCATGCTGCTGTATCAATACATCGGACTGACCCAGGGCTGGCCCGGCCTGTTTTTGCGCGTCGTCTACGACGAGGCCGGGGACTGGTGGCTGGACATCGACTGGTCCTCCCCCGTGCTGATCGGATTCTTCTGCGCCATCCTGCTCGGCGCGGCCCTGCACGGCTGGATCCGGCGCGATGACCGCGTGGCCTATCGCGAGCCCACGGTTCGCAGCCAGCCCGGATTCTAG
- a CDS encoding cation:proton antiporter, with amino-acid sequence MQISQGFSLLIVTLAAALLPGLSRRLRIPSPVAEILFGVVLGKSVLDLHMGEYWLPFLAELGFLVLMFQAGMEIDFRLLKGRGLRGMVFQLLLFGATLTLAAFCAGAVNQDAFIALVLSTTSLGLVMPTLREAGEQGTPFGQTVLIAATVADFLTLLGITLVVLWRQSGLSWAFVAPVPLFAGFGLALWAARLWAWWNPERAESLLLGSSMQEQGVRMSLALLFLFVSLSELAHLEPVLGAFMGGCILSFVLRKKESLESKISVLGFGFLIPLFFIHVGMGFDVANILTPERLAFTGKLLVAALLVKLVPSLLFPFFGMRLSEGVRAGALLSSRLSLIIAAAAIGLQEGYLSVETKDSIVLLALVSCLLGPVLFRLLGPRRPGERG; translated from the coding sequence ATGCAGATCAGCCAGGGATTCTCGCTGCTCATCGTGACGCTGGCCGCGGCGCTGCTGCCCGGCCTGAGCCGCCGTCTGCGGATTCCTTCGCCCGTGGCCGAGATCCTCTTCGGCGTGGTCCTGGGCAAGAGCGTGCTCGACCTGCACATGGGCGAATACTGGCTGCCGTTCCTGGCCGAGCTGGGATTCCTGGTGCTCATGTTCCAGGCGGGCATGGAAATCGACTTCCGGCTGCTCAAGGGCCGGGGCCTGCGCGGCATGGTCTTCCAGCTGCTGCTCTTCGGCGCGACCCTGACCCTGGCCGCCTTCTGCGCCGGAGCCGTGAACCAGGACGCCTTCATCGCCCTGGTGCTCTCCACCACGTCCCTCGGACTGGTCATGCCCACCCTGCGGGAGGCCGGGGAACAGGGCACGCCCTTCGGCCAGACCGTGCTCATCGCGGCCACGGTGGCGGATTTCCTGACGTTGCTGGGAATAACGCTGGTGGTGCTCTGGCGGCAGAGCGGGCTTTCCTGGGCCTTTGTGGCCCCGGTGCCGCTTTTCGCGGGGTTCGGGCTGGCGCTGTGGGCGGCGCGGCTCTGGGCCTGGTGGAACCCGGAGCGGGCCGAGTCCCTGCTCCTGGGCAGCAGCATGCAGGAGCAGGGCGTGCGCATGTCCCTGGCGCTGCTCTTTCTTTTCGTCAGCCTGTCGGAGCTGGCCCACCTGGAGCCCGTGCTGGGCGCCTTCATGGGCGGCTGCATCCTTTCCTTTGTCCTGCGCAAGAAGGAGAGCCTGGAATCGAAGATTTCGGTTCTCGGCTTCGGCTTTCTGATCCCGCTCTTCTTCATCCACGTGGGCATGGGCTTCGACGTGGCCAACATCCTGACCCCGGAGCGGCTGGCCTTCACGGGCAAGCTGCTCGTGGCGGCCCTGCTGGTCAAGCTGGTCCCCAGCCTGCTCTTTCCCTTCTTCGGGATGCGGCTCTCCGAGGGCGTTCGCGCCGGGGCGCTGCTCTCCTCGCGCCTCAGCCTGATCATCGCGGCCGCGGCCATCGGCCTCCAGGAGGGCTACCTCAGCGTGGAGACCAAGGACTCCATCGTGCTGCTGGCCCTGGTCAGCTGCCTGCTCGGCCCGGTGCTGTTCCGTCTGCTCGGCCCGCGCCGCCCCGGCGAACGGGGCTGA
- a CDS encoding NAD-binding protein, translating into MLICGAGSIARELLRQLGEDWDITLIDKSEERLELASALNQEVREILTEDASSPVVLEKAGIGSMQYVLALTGDHKVNKAVADFAHSAGAQHICVLVNDPEDARALREKGVHAVLAGKLVAGNIYHYLQDPRMRVMPLNGGPANVMEVNASEHMLVIGKRAAYFHRRKSRLVGIFRKDRLLFPRPDTVIRSGDRLVILGDTRVFQDVCTLLECDNPHFPLAYGPGMLVAAPAVGGDATHPVLNEALHLAQNLQIKNVTVLGADPESLSTEHLQSWPQNLATEIRPLGEELEEGVRAACREGNFGLVLIPPLEGGMLKALARPAYVTLARELERPLLVARGSVPYERVLVPFSGTAMSELALEIAVDAAAQLGASLSAVVVEQPDFLTGDEEGAWRDKAVARLNELRHIHKAEIEILERRGNPVREILAAAEDFDLLVLGSTNRDRGLLTPNIGERLAGGASCSVLLAAF; encoded by the coding sequence ATGCTCATTTGCGGAGCGGGCAGCATCGCCCGCGAATTGCTGCGTCAGCTCGGCGAGGACTGGGACATCACCCTGATCGACAAGTCCGAGGAGCGGCTGGAGCTGGCCTCGGCCCTGAACCAGGAAGTGCGCGAAATCCTGACCGAGGACGCCTCCAGCCCGGTGGTGCTCGAAAAGGCGGGCATCGGCTCCATGCAGTACGTGCTGGCGCTGACCGGGGACCACAAGGTCAACAAGGCCGTGGCCGACTTTGCGCACTCCGCCGGCGCACAGCACATCTGCGTGCTCGTGAACGACCCGGAAGACGCCCGCGCGCTGCGGGAAAAGGGCGTGCACGCGGTTCTGGCCGGCAAGCTCGTGGCGGGCAACATCTACCACTACCTCCAGGATCCCCGCATGCGGGTCATGCCCCTGAACGGCGGCCCGGCCAACGTCATGGAGGTCAACGCCTCCGAGCACATGCTCGTGATCGGCAAGCGCGCCGCCTATTTCCATCGCCGCAAGTCGCGGCTGGTGGGCATATTCCGCAAGGACAGGCTGCTCTTTCCCCGGCCCGACACCGTGATCCGCTCCGGGGACAGGCTGGTCATCCTCGGCGACACGCGCGTGTTCCAGGACGTCTGCACCCTGCTGGAATGCGACAATCCGCACTTCCCTCTGGCCTACGGGCCGGGAATGCTCGTGGCCGCCCCGGCCGTGGGCGGCGACGCCACGCATCCGGTGCTCAACGAGGCCCTGCACCTGGCCCAGAACCTTCAGATCAAGAACGTGACCGTGCTCGGCGCGGATCCGGAAAGCCTCTCGACCGAACATCTCCAGTCCTGGCCCCAGAACCTGGCCACGGAGATCCGGCCCCTGGGCGAGGAGCTGGAGGAGGGGGTTCGCGCGGCCTGCCGCGAGGGCAATTTCGGGCTGGTGCTCATCCCTCCGCTGGAGGGAGGCATGCTCAAGGCCCTGGCCCGGCCCGCCTACGTGACCCTGGCCCGCGAGCTGGAGCGGCCGCTGCTCGTGGCGCGCGGCAGCGTGCCCTACGAGCGCGTGCTCGTGCCCTTCAGCGGTACGGCCATGTCCGAGCTGGCCCTGGAAATCGCCGTGGACGCCGCGGCCCAGCTCGGCGCGTCGCTCAGCGCCGTGGTCGTGGAGCAGCCGGACTTCCTGACGGGCGACGAGGAAGGAGCCTGGCGGGACAAGGCCGTGGCCCGGCTCAACGAGCTGCGCCACATCCACAAGGCCGAGATCGAGATTTTGGAACGCCGGGGAAATCCCGTGCGCGAGATTCTTGCCGCCGCCGAGGACTTCGACTTGCTGGTTCTCGGCAGCACCAACCGGGATCGCGGCCTGCTGACCCCCAACATCGGCGAACGGCTGGCGGGCGGAGCGTCCTGCTCCGTGCTGCTGGCGGCGTTCTAG
- a CDS encoding protein kinase codes for MWCALRVLAGMQTLPRPLQTGDVICGVRVHDQIHHGPPMLQFHGSDGARPYLVSQFYSLDTGAFLRWQTETRHALLPEVPGLLWPCMEWEGGMISPRPGTPPLLARAESVRTPETALRAARALALLLVRLHALGMNHLRLTPRVAYYRPRRDEAYIGCFNIARRRGWDDFWTDTAPPVHDPSWVAPEVLRGSRGDERTDVFGFGALLHWLVAGRPPYGPVATFWREMVRPGFGPRLCPAEPGQAPELLRLASACLAPNPAGRPTMLEAAQVLGVDYGALRSATAASFPALPDEAPPSPGERPLRIMAFVGADERAAEVFHAAREAVEERPCLFLFVAMIPSNLPSGHLERFKALLFTELGHGLRDCRGRRIQYGLRVFDNVIPSRAAEVMVRRYSPDRIIVGRPTSQRGRIRGGVVPRLERLGVPLEVAEALPAKSGAA; via the coding sequence ATGTGGTGCGCGCTTCGGGTGCTGGCGGGAATGCAGACCCTGCCGAGACCTCTTCAGACCGGAGACGTGATCTGCGGCGTCCGCGTTCACGATCAGATCCACCACGGACCGCCCATGCTCCAGTTTCACGGCAGCGACGGGGCGCGGCCCTATCTGGTGAGCCAGTTCTACAGCCTGGACACCGGGGCGTTTCTGCGCTGGCAGACCGAGACGCGCCACGCCCTGCTGCCGGAGGTGCCCGGCCTGCTCTGGCCCTGCATGGAATGGGAGGGCGGCATGATTTCCCCGCGTCCGGGGACGCCGCCCCTGCTGGCCCGCGCCGAGAGCGTGCGCACGCCGGAAACCGCGCTCCGCGCGGCAAGAGCCCTGGCCCTGCTCTTGGTGCGGCTGCACGCCCTGGGCATGAACCATCTGCGTCTGACCCCCCGCGTCGCCTATTACCGCCCCCGGCGCGACGAAGCCTACATCGGCTGCTTCAACATCGCCCGGCGACGCGGCTGGGATGATTTCTGGACCGACACGGCCCCGCCCGTGCACGATCCCTCCTGGGTCGCGCCCGAAGTGCTGCGCGGCAGTCGCGGCGACGAACGTACGGACGTCTTCGGCTTCGGCGCGCTCCTGCATTGGCTGGTCGCGGGGCGGCCCCCATACGGTCCTGTCGCGACGTTCTGGCGCGAGATGGTCCGGCCCGGCTTCGGCCCGCGCCTTTGCCCGGCGGAGCCGGGCCAGGCTCCGGAACTGCTGCGGCTGGCCTCGGCCTGCCTGGCGCCGAATCCGGCGGGCCGCCCGACCATGCTCGAGGCGGCCCAGGTGCTCGGCGTGGACTACGGCGCGCTGCGGAGCGCCACGGCAGCGTCTTTTCCCGCCTTGCCGGACGAAGCTCCGCCGTCTCCGGGGGAGCGTCCCCTGCGGATCATGGCCTTTGTCGGCGCGGACGAGCGCGCCGCCGAGGTCTTTCACGCGGCCCGCGAAGCCGTCGAGGAACGTCCCTGCCTCTTTCTCTTCGTGGCCATGATTCCCTCGAACCTGCCCAGCGGGCACCTGGAACGCTTCAAGGCGCTGCTGTTCACGGAACTGGGGCACGGGCTTCGGGATTGCCGCGGACGCCGCATCCAGTACGGCCTGCGCGTCTTCGACAACGTGATTCCCTCGCGGGCTGCCGAGGTCATGGTCCGGCGGTATTCGCCGGATCGGATCATCGTGGGCAGGCCCACGTCTCAGCGCGGCCGGATTCGGGGCGGGGTGGTGCCGCGTCTGGAGCGGCTGGGCGTGCCGTTGGAAGTGGCCGAGGCGCTTCCTGCCAAGTCCGGCGCGGCGTAG